The following are from one region of the Halogeometricum sp. S3BR5-2 genome:
- a CDS encoding LEPR-XLL domain-containing protein has protein sequence MALEQRILHSADPLQTKIAEALCGHESGSFATDDGCHSQLAKTDSEGHQGP, from the coding sequence ATTGCTTTAGAGCAGAGAATCCTCCATTCCGCCGACCCTCTCCAAACGAAAATCGCCGAAGCCCTGTGCGGCCACGAGAGCGGTTCTTTTGCGACAGATGATGGATGCCACTCACAACTTGCAAAAACCGATTCTGAAGGCCATCAGGGGCCTTAA
- a CDS encoding Eco57I restriction-modification methylase domain-containing protein: MADPSALHDSLQAIAGQVDGDMSERDVENLFLEHGFYDALDYEGTGTDIRSEFTLPDDRRPDYITLDSNEAVTAVYEFKTTGRDLPPHESQLFHYMDYLRSEFGVLTNGEQLRLYRRGQDSPILIVSLDSATESDARDLVSSLQKREFDLTNPDDVNRFLSELDPIPLNEEAELGQAHFFDTFRLEDGSPFADLVTGMMDLLHELRDEEEAKFVKGAYDFWEATYASEPDEVPASWDPFIDGKQSLRDFMFCLESGHAVLARLLLAKATEDHQFFAGTGYDGMEDYFRGLQGFSDSINLDAFPVAADNLIDDMQEQLVEGLFQDDIFVWWTDGYAEQLSRLHESGANQFKAVAEGTGSVERISAATRDRFSRAVAEVFLNILRFDFSHVEGDLLGDLYQRYFDPETRKALGEFYTPQPVVDYIMDGVGYDRGVSNRRLIDPSCGSGTFLVEAVERYIADVERYEDNPDWQDKLRDLCTRPRIVGLDIHPFAVLMAQIRFVVAILPAYRKAKQENSNFTIRRLPIYRTDSLRNERKLSGVDLGTGDAETWQSPLDAWDEDEKEVKVPVPLPVEVDEEDGVETEDGFLVRRVRMPLYTTIRAETSVKNFGEYFAALQGVLDTVKDHMAQFGDTTDWDWTYGGGLEPRINRYTSQEYDGLEEFFEEYVNDMLENVRYLKEEHNDGRLFKMFEDTVLALVVKNYMEYDYVVGNPPYVRIQNLPDKQKAMMSRLYDATTGNYDIYCPFYERGLDWLRDDTGRLGFITPNQFMVTDYGEGLRKVMLEDSRIKEVYDFRDSGVFEDATNYPAIVILEDESDEAAREENQIRCVRVKANTDDGDDRELDEAIIESVRDHRGEPGHSDEFIDVFDFPQAELNEGYWSLMPPEELQVFNKLEEQKDAFIGDVTDAVFQGIRTSANKIYVVDVVDADRVDSDDEGSTVTIVPTGESREYEVETDLLRPFLKGNDVERWRGDWSGLHVIYPYHVEEGESGETEATLYSEDELRENLPLSWDYFSHHEEALRGRERGNWEDSNTWWEFGRTQNLEKFEQPKIIQAHICQNATFMIDEVGTWYFTTAYSVLLSDDYRDFTEEMACQLNSKALDFYFKHITTVKMGGYYEYRSQYVEKLPCVTDDTAGVFGLMREKAGEIVDSIDLDSKTDRFPEAYLGDYDGELDYITYEWQTRRYPVSANVQGDVGGDFTVQAGRSDTINDPAMYSEDREARKMRAEYVRAAVDGRNVKSGEETTIPIPRSDAGVGTLLDRLESDRSRVAETDIEALEAEIDEAVYDLFDLDEGEREVIEDYLQVF, from the coding sequence ATGGCAGACCCTTCGGCTCTACACGACTCTCTCCAAGCCATCGCCGGACAGGTCGATGGCGACATGAGCGAGCGTGATGTTGAAAACCTCTTTCTGGAACACGGGTTCTACGACGCGCTCGACTACGAAGGAACAGGCACGGACATCCGTAGCGAGTTCACGCTTCCAGATGACCGGCGACCCGACTACATCACTCTCGATTCGAACGAAGCGGTCACGGCGGTCTACGAGTTCAAGACGACCGGTCGTGACCTCCCGCCCCACGAGTCGCAACTGTTCCACTACATGGACTACCTCCGTTCGGAGTTCGGCGTCCTAACCAACGGGGAACAACTGCGTCTCTACCGCCGAGGACAGGATTCTCCGATTCTGATTGTCTCGCTTGACTCCGCGACAGAAAGTGACGCCCGAGACCTCGTCAGTTCGCTCCAGAAACGGGAGTTCGACCTCACGAACCCGGACGACGTGAACCGATTTCTGTCCGAACTTGACCCGATTCCGCTCAACGAGGAGGCCGAACTCGGGCAGGCTCACTTCTTCGACACCTTCCGACTTGAAGATGGAAGCCCCTTCGCCGACCTCGTCACAGGGATGATGGACCTGCTCCACGAACTGCGCGACGAGGAGGAGGCCAAGTTCGTCAAAGGGGCGTACGACTTCTGGGAAGCGACCTACGCGAGCGAGCCGGATGAGGTCCCGGCCTCTTGGGACCCGTTCATCGACGGGAAGCAGTCCCTCCGTGATTTCATGTTTTGCTTGGAGAGCGGTCACGCCGTCCTCGCGCGGTTGCTACTGGCGAAGGCGACCGAAGACCACCAGTTTTTCGCGGGTACGGGTTACGACGGGATGGAGGACTACTTCCGCGGACTTCAGGGCTTCAGCGACTCAATCAACCTCGACGCCTTCCCGGTCGCCGCGGACAACCTCATCGACGACATGCAGGAACAGTTGGTCGAAGGGCTGTTCCAAGACGACATCTTCGTGTGGTGGACCGACGGCTACGCGGAACAACTCTCCCGGTTGCACGAGTCAGGGGCGAACCAGTTCAAGGCCGTGGCCGAGGGGACGGGGTCGGTCGAACGAATTAGCGCGGCCACTCGGGACCGCTTCAGTCGGGCAGTCGCCGAAGTGTTCCTCAACATCCTTCGATTCGATTTCTCCCACGTCGAAGGAGACCTGCTCGGCGACCTCTACCAGCGGTACTTCGACCCGGAGACGCGGAAGGCACTCGGGGAGTTCTACACGCCGCAACCGGTCGTTGACTACATCATGGACGGCGTCGGCTACGACCGCGGCGTCTCGAACAGACGACTCATCGACCCCTCCTGTGGGTCCGGGACGTTCCTCGTGGAAGCCGTGGAGCGGTACATCGCCGACGTTGAACGCTACGAGGACAACCCCGACTGGCAGGACAAACTCCGCGACCTCTGTACCCGCCCGCGCATCGTCGGTCTCGACATCCACCCGTTCGCCGTGCTGATGGCTCAGATTCGGTTCGTGGTCGCCATCCTCCCCGCCTACAGAAAAGCGAAGCAGGAGAACTCAAACTTCACTATCCGGCGGCTTCCGATTTACCGGACGGACTCGCTCCGGAACGAGCGCAAACTCTCCGGGGTGGATTTGGGTACCGGAGACGCGGAGACGTGGCAGTCGCCCCTCGATGCATGGGACGAGGACGAGAAGGAGGTCAAAGTCCCGGTCCCGCTTCCGGTCGAAGTGGACGAGGAAGACGGGGTCGAAACCGAGGACGGCTTCCTCGTTCGCCGCGTCCGTATGCCGCTCTATACGACGATTCGAGCGGAGACGAGCGTGAAGAACTTCGGGGAGTATTTCGCCGCCCTGCAAGGCGTGCTGGACACCGTAAAAGACCACATGGCCCAGTTCGGCGACACCACCGACTGGGATTGGACCTACGGCGGCGGCCTCGAACCTCGAATCAACCGGTACACCTCCCAAGAGTACGACGGCTTGGAGGAGTTCTTCGAGGAGTACGTCAACGACATGTTGGAGAACGTCCGGTACCTCAAGGAGGAACACAACGACGGGCGGCTGTTCAAGATGTTCGAGGACACGGTGTTGGCCCTCGTCGTGAAGAACTACATGGAATACGACTACGTGGTGGGCAATCCCCCGTACGTCCGAATCCAGAACCTCCCGGACAAGCAGAAGGCCATGATGAGCCGTCTGTACGACGCCACGACCGGGAACTACGACATCTACTGCCCCTTCTACGAGCGAGGTCTCGACTGGCTGCGGGACGATACGGGGAGACTCGGATTTATCACCCCGAATCAGTTCATGGTCACGGACTACGGCGAGGGTCTACGGAAGGTGATGCTCGAAGATAGCCGCATCAAGGAAGTGTACGACTTCCGCGACTCCGGGGTCTTCGAGGACGCGACCAACTACCCCGCCATCGTGATTCTTGAGGACGAATCCGATGAGGCCGCCCGTGAGGAGAACCAGATTCGGTGTGTTCGGGTGAAGGCGAACACGGACGATGGCGATGACCGCGAACTGGACGAGGCCATCATCGAGTCGGTACGCGACCACCGCGGCGAGCCGGGCCACTCTGACGAGTTCATCGACGTGTTCGACTTCCCGCAGGCGGAGTTGAACGAGGGGTACTGGTCGTTGATGCCTCCCGAGGAGTTGCAGGTATTCAACAAACTGGAGGAGCAGAAAGACGCGTTCATCGGGGACGTGACCGATGCCGTTTTCCAAGGTATCCGAACCAGCGCGAACAAAATCTACGTTGTAGACGTGGTGGATGCAGACCGGGTAGACTCGGACGATGAAGGCAGTACTGTGACTATAGTCCCTACTGGCGAATCAAGAGAGTACGAAGTCGAAACAGACCTTCTCCGACCGTTCCTGAAAGGCAACGACGTTGAGCGATGGCGGGGTGATTGGTCCGGATTACACGTCATTTACCCCTATCACGTTGAGGAAGGAGAGTCAGGGGAAACAGAAGCAACCCTCTATTCAGAGGATGAACTAAGAGAAAACCTCCCTCTATCTTGGGACTACTTTAGCCATCACGAGGAGGCACTTCGGGGGAGAGAGCGAGGGAATTGGGAAGACAGTAACACGTGGTGGGAGTTCGGACGAACGCAAAATCTGGAGAAATTTGAGCAACCCAAAATCATCCAAGCCCACATCTGTCAAAATGCCACGTTCATGATTGACGAAGTAGGGACGTGGTATTTTACTACGGCGTACTCCGTGCTTCTTTCGGACGACTACCGTGACTTTACCGAGGAGATGGCCTGTCAACTCAACTCGAAAGCCCTCGACTTCTACTTCAAGCACATCACGACGGTCAAGATGGGCGGATACTACGAGTACCGCTCACAGTACGTCGAGAAACTCCCCTGCGTGACCGACGACACCGCGGGCGTCTTCGGATTGATGCGCGAGAAAGCCGGGGAGATTGTGGACTCCATCGACCTCGACAGCAAGACCGACCGCTTCCCGGAGGCGTACCTCGGAGACTACGACGGTGAACTCGACTACATCACCTACGAGTGGCAGACTCGCCGCTACCCGGTGAGCGCCAACGTGCAGGGGGACGTTGGGGGGGATTTCACGGTGCAGGCCGGTCGCTCCGACACCATCAACGACCCTGCGATGTACTCCGAGGACCGCGAGGCCCGGAAGATGCGAGCCGAGTACGTCCGCGCGGCTGTGGACGGTCGGAACGTCAAGAGCGGTGAGGAGACGACCATCCCGATACCCCGGAGTGACGCAGGCGTGGGGACGCTTCTCGACAGGCTCGAATCGGACCGCAGCCGAGTTGCGGAGACAGACATCGAGGCATTGGAGGCCGAGATTGATGAGGCTGTGTACGACCTGTTCGACCTCGATGAGGGCGAGCGCGAGGTCATCGAGGACTACTTGCAAGTGTTCTGA
- a CDS encoding DUF3267 domain-containing protein, with protein sequence MPEHWPPNGHTEPKEYNRSERAVLVLGLILTGLFGFTTFQPIAAGSEAYVNLWFDFAAGIGLSILPALVAGVAIVFVGLAVLLYGIVTPVHEGIHYGVASYLNLNPDFGFDEMWRVKNPRVVALSTGIPVWKNMLMLITPFVAIGLVSAGVLLVANGLVAGVAGVVLWVNSAASAQDVYHYLRLLRMDPKAKFANFERDGEIRTEYVVPER encoded by the coding sequence ATGCCGGAACATTGGCCTCCAAACGGTCACACAGAACCGAAAGAGTACAACCGAAGTGAACGCGCCGTTCTCGTCCTCGGGCTAATACTGACGGGGCTGTTTGGGTTCACTACCTTTCAGCCAATCGCGGCCGGGTCTGAAGCGTACGTCAATTTGTGGTTCGACTTCGCCGCGGGCATAGGGCTTTCAATCCTTCCTGCTCTCGTCGCAGGTGTCGCAATAGTCTTTGTGGGACTCGCAGTCCTGCTCTATGGTATCGTGACGCCGGTTCACGAGGGGATACACTACGGAGTTGCCAGTTACCTGAATCTGAACCCGGACTTCGGCTTTGACGAGATGTGGCGCGTAAAAAACCCTCGCGTAGTCGCACTCTCGACGGGTATTCCGGTCTGGAAGAACATGCTGATGCTCATCACACCGTTCGTTGCGATTGGGCTTGTCTCGGCAGGAGTCCTGCTTGTCGCTAACGGTCTCGTCGCGGGCGTCGCCGGAGTCGTGCTGTGGGTTAACTCGGCGGCGTCAGCACAGGACGTGTACCATTATCTCCGCCTCCTTCGGATGGACCCAAAGGCGAAGTTCGCAAACTTCGAGCGAGACGGAGAAATCAGGACGGAGTACGTCGTTCCGGAGCGGTAA
- a CDS encoding DUF262 domain-containing protein: MSGSLGISANEDTIESVLSRNYRYTVPDYQRQYSWGEEQWRALWEDLQALDNGETHFLGSIVVIERSSGLNELDRLEVVDGQQRMATILTMLAVMRQKYLDEGESGQANAIRSEYLFEQDLDQQEYQNLTLSRYDNDSFSAILNCNFGQVDNENLNEALEFFGSRIHGLTVDETDTLRKRLLSSVTLVSIECTEEQSAFRLFETLNERGLELSSVDLMKNHIFSIAAQDDDVDYEAVKQSWQTTVDNTVPYLNKPSRFFRHYIMSAPAPDHPDDVSDYKLYDTFQGIISDVRDSEDLTLESYLADAANQSELYLQIVHADIDRYDHGGNDAINEKLTHLHHIKSVQARTLLLRIFREFDNPNKVMEALGVLERFLVRWKVANYATGGQLDRIYSELCSTVFDESDPVEEMRGYLRGKYPSDAEFKAGIENKRVKLNNRTKYMLKRIEEVHYNGNVGRLEDYDIEHIAPRSAYTATRHSAWVTTLNTTQATFEQHRDRLGNLTLLETDKNIRASNDPFETKKSEYSTSDIAMTRSVAETYDNWNLNTIEERTSELAEVALNIWSL; encoded by the coding sequence ATGAGCGGAAGTCTCGGTATCTCTGCTAACGAAGATACCATCGAGAGCGTTCTCTCCCGGAACTATCGGTACACCGTCCCGGACTACCAACGCCAGTATTCGTGGGGGGAGGAACAATGGCGCGCCCTGTGGGAAGACCTCCAAGCGCTTGACAATGGAGAAACGCACTTTCTCGGTTCCATCGTCGTCATCGAACGTTCATCCGGACTGAACGAACTGGACCGACTCGAAGTCGTTGACGGACAGCAGCGAATGGCGACCATCCTTACGATGCTCGCCGTGATGCGCCAGAAGTACCTTGATGAAGGGGAGAGCGGGCAGGCCAACGCAATTCGAAGTGAATACCTGTTTGAACAGGACCTTGACCAGCAGGAATACCAGAACCTCACTCTCAGCCGTTATGACAATGACTCCTTCTCGGCGATACTCAACTGTAACTTCGGGCAGGTAGATAACGAGAATCTAAATGAAGCACTCGAATTTTTCGGCTCACGGATTCATGGCTTGACCGTAGATGAGACGGATACACTTAGAAAGCGACTGCTGAGTTCTGTCACACTTGTTTCAATCGAGTGTACTGAGGAGCAGTCGGCGTTCCGGCTATTCGAGACTCTGAACGAGCGGGGGCTGGAACTTTCCTCGGTTGACCTCATGAAGAACCACATCTTCAGTATCGCCGCACAAGACGATGATGTCGATTACGAAGCGGTCAAGCAATCGTGGCAAACGACCGTTGACAACACGGTCCCGTATCTCAACAAGCCAAGCCGATTCTTCCGCCACTACATTATGTCGGCACCGGCTCCGGACCATCCCGACGACGTTTCCGATTACAAACTTTATGACACCTTCCAAGGCATCATCAGCGATGTTCGGGACTCGGAAGACCTCACGCTCGAATCCTATCTGGCTGACGCGGCTAACCAGTCGGAGTTGTACCTACAGATAGTCCACGCGGACATTGACCGGTATGACCACGGAGGAAACGACGCCATCAACGAGAAACTGACTCATCTCCACCACATCAAGTCCGTTCAGGCCCGAACGCTACTCCTGCGTATCTTCCGGGAGTTCGACAACCCAAACAAGGTTATGGAAGCACTCGGTGTCCTTGAACGGTTCTTGGTTCGTTGGAAGGTGGCCAACTACGCGACGGGTGGACAGTTAGACCGCATCTATTCTGAACTCTGTTCGACCGTTTTCGATGAGAGCGACCCCGTAGAGGAGATGCGGGGATACCTCCGCGGCAAGTACCCGAGCGATGCCGAATTTAAGGCTGGTATTGAGAACAAGAGGGTCAAACTCAATAACCGGACAAAGTACATGCTCAAACGAATTGAGGAAGTCCACTACAACGGAAATGTGGGCCGATTGGAAGACTACGACATAGAACACATCGCACCTCGCTCCGCGTACACCGCGACTCGCCATAGTGCGTGGGTTACCACGTTGAACACTACTCAGGCAACGTTTGAACAGCACCGGGACCGACTCGGGAATCTTACGCTCCTCGAAACAGACAAGAACATCCGCGCAAGCAACGACCCCTTCGAGACAAAAAAGAGCGAATACAGCACATCGGACATCGCTATGACTCGGTCTGTCGCAGAGACCTACGACAACTGGAACCTCAACACCATCGAAGAACGAACTTCCGAACTCGCCGAAGTCGCCCTAAACATCTGGTCTCTTTAG
- the dacZ gene encoding diadenylate cyclase DacZ, which yields MVALSDLLDDVVADVDALFVFSPSGSYYERFTDPDSTLDTPVVVVAPENAVDADTYIELPLEFDNVRDRIRFGIEGAMEADVVEEGDVVACSVAVFDGDQDAVIRVRVEEKMRSGIYELFANSRADPSVIRDVFEVAIELGKKGQKGKPVGALFVVGDAGKVMNKSRPLSYNPFEKSHVHVGDPIVNVMLKEFSRLDGAFIISDSGKIVSAYRYLEPAAEGVDIPKGLGARHMSGAAITRDTNTTSIVLSESDGLVRAFKGGKMILEIDPEDY from the coding sequence ATGGTGGCGCTATCGGACCTCCTCGACGACGTCGTAGCCGACGTGGACGCGTTGTTTGTTTTCTCACCCAGCGGTTCGTACTACGAACGGTTCACCGACCCCGATTCGACCCTCGACACGCCCGTCGTGGTCGTCGCCCCCGAGAACGCCGTCGACGCGGACACGTACATCGAACTCCCCTTGGAGTTCGACAACGTCCGCGACCGCATCCGCTTCGGTATCGAGGGGGCGATGGAAGCCGACGTCGTCGAGGAGGGTGACGTCGTCGCCTGCAGCGTCGCCGTGTTCGACGGCGACCAGGACGCGGTCATCCGCGTCCGCGTCGAGGAGAAGATGCGCTCGGGCATCTACGAGTTGTTCGCCAACTCGCGGGCGGACCCCAGCGTCATCCGCGACGTGTTCGAGGTGGCCATCGAACTCGGCAAGAAGGGCCAGAAGGGCAAGCCCGTCGGCGCCCTGTTCGTCGTCGGCGACGCGGGCAAGGTGATGAACAAGTCCCGACCGCTGTCGTACAACCCCTTCGAGAAGTCCCACGTCCACGTCGGCGACCCCATCGTGAACGTGATGCTCAAGGAGTTCTCCCGCCTCGACGGCGCGTTCATCATCTCCGACTCGGGGAAGATAGTCAGCGCCTACCGCTACCTCGAACCCGCCGCCGAGGGCGTCGACATCCCGAAGGGTCTCGGCGCGCGCCACATGTCCGGCGCGGCCATCACCCGCGATACGAACACGACGAGCATCGTGCTCTCCGAATCGGACGGCCTCGTCCGCGCGTTCAAAGGCGGAAAGATGATCTTGGAGATAGATCCGGAGGACTACTGA
- a CDS encoding mechanosensitive ion channel domain-containing protein — MTPAATLLAAQTGVPTEAPDAAEPFLEGIFGLLPRDIWFALVVLVVGVAVALLLGTLTRRVLEGLGVPDSIEGTSFERTARNFDTSTVELLGWLVRYFVVGVAVLAALSIANVNYADRFWSQVVEFLPMLFFAVVIVIVGIVVGDKVGLLIAERLRGVKLPQVGVIPAAAKFTVFFLAALIALSQLGVATTALVVLLAAYLFAVVFLGGIAFRDMLQSGAAGTYLLLTQPYAIGDEVRVGDTGGIVQEVDLFVTRVESDDEEYIVPNRKVFDEGIVRVR; from the coding sequence ATGACGCCCGCGGCGACGCTCCTCGCGGCGCAGACCGGCGTGCCGACCGAGGCGCCCGACGCCGCCGAACCGTTCTTGGAGGGGATTTTCGGTCTCCTCCCCCGCGATATCTGGTTCGCCCTCGTCGTCCTCGTCGTCGGCGTCGCCGTCGCCCTCCTCCTCGGGACGCTCACGCGGCGCGTCCTCGAAGGCCTCGGCGTTCCCGACTCCATCGAGGGCACGTCGTTCGAGCGAACCGCGCGCAACTTCGACACCTCCACGGTCGAACTGCTCGGGTGGCTAGTCCGCTACTTCGTCGTCGGCGTCGCCGTCCTCGCGGCGCTCTCCATCGCGAACGTGAACTACGCCGACCGCTTCTGGAGTCAGGTCGTCGAGTTCCTCCCGATGCTGTTCTTCGCGGTGGTTATCGTCATCGTCGGCATCGTCGTCGGCGACAAGGTGGGACTGCTCATCGCGGAGCGACTGCGCGGCGTCAAACTCCCGCAGGTCGGCGTCATCCCCGCGGCCGCGAAGTTCACCGTGTTCTTCCTCGCGGCGCTCATCGCCCTCTCGCAACTCGGCGTCGCCACGACGGCGCTGGTGGTCCTCCTGGCCGCCTACCTGTTCGCCGTGGTGTTCCTCGGCGGCATCGCCTTCCGGGATATGCTCCAGTCGGGCGCGGCGGGGACGTACCTCCTCCTCACCCAACCCTACGCCATCGGGGACGAGGTGCGCGTCGGCGACACCGGCGGCATCGTCCAAGAGGTCGATCTGTTCGTCACGCGCGTCGAGAGCGACGACGAGGAGTACATCGTCCCGAACCGGAAAGTGTTCGACGAGGGTATCGTCCGAGTTCGGTGA
- a CDS encoding sensor histidine kinase: MEWSPDGDDDRPGGEVYRQAFRSTGAPALIADPNFVIRDVNDSGLEFLGYQPGELVGRSAAEISGDDDIYADIVDHLSRGETWSGRFVARTSSGDKVYGRGSAAPILVDGSVEGVVAIFVDTTKQQQYENASEVLNRLLRHDLRNELNVMYGHVQRAQSAASKDEAAESLQKAQKLILEIVRKSERARDLRDLLERSYGATNRPVRLDIVLNNAMVEVMREFPDAAFRFEVFPEVVVSADDLLSTAVEAVLENAVTHNDSADPVVTVDVEVREDHVVLAISDNGPGVPEPQRDLIFGREEYDQLHHGTGISLFFADSVFDSYGGDIWVEDNDPRGATFKIRLTRV, from the coding sequence GTGGAGTGGAGCCCCGACGGAGACGACGACCGCCCCGGCGGCGAGGTGTACCGCCAGGCCTTCCGCAGTACCGGCGCTCCCGCGCTCATCGCCGACCCCAACTTCGTCATCCGCGACGTCAACGACAGCGGTCTGGAGTTTCTGGGCTACCAGCCGGGCGAACTCGTCGGACGCTCGGCGGCCGAGATATCCGGCGACGACGACATCTACGCCGACATCGTCGACCACCTCTCGCGCGGCGAGACCTGGAGCGGTCGGTTCGTCGCCCGGACGAGCAGCGGTGACAAGGTGTATGGCCGCGGGTCCGCGGCTCCCATCCTGGTGGACGGCAGCGTCGAGGGCGTCGTCGCCATCTTCGTCGACACGACGAAACAACAGCAGTACGAGAACGCCTCGGAGGTGCTGAACAGGCTGCTCAGACACGACCTGCGCAACGAACTCAACGTGATGTACGGCCACGTCCAGCGCGCGCAGTCGGCCGCCTCGAAGGACGAGGCGGCCGAGAGCCTGCAGAAGGCCCAGAAACTGATACTCGAAATCGTCCGTAAATCCGAACGCGCGCGCGACCTGCGCGACCTGTTGGAGCGCTCGTACGGCGCGACCAACCGCCCCGTCCGTCTCGATATCGTCCTCAACAACGCGATGGTCGAGGTGATGCGGGAGTTCCCCGACGCGGCCTTCCGCTTCGAGGTGTTCCCCGAAGTCGTCGTCAGCGCGGACGACCTGCTGTCGACGGCGGTGGAGGCGGTGCTGGAGAACGCCGTCACGCACAACGACAGCGCCGACCCGGTGGTCACCGTCGACGTGGAGGTCCGCGAGGACCACGTCGTCCTCGCCATCTCCGACAACGGCCCCGGCGTCCCGGAACCCCAACGCGACCTGATATTCGGGCGCGAGGAGTACGACCAACTCCACCACGGCACCGGAATCAGCCTGTTCTTCGCCGACAGCGTCTTCGACAGTTACGGCGGCGACATCTGGGTGGAGGACAACGACCCGCGCGGCGCGACGTTCAAGATTCGACTGACGCGCGTCTGA
- a CDS encoding acyltransferase, giving the protein MSDDTDDAAGPRHRRVTSHPTPGPLNSLQYWTDAKPVWRVALNYVLVWVARVAPFLRWKNWALRRLGVTVGSGVSWGLEATPDVFWPELITLGDDVIVGYDSVLLCHEFLQEEYRTGEVVLEDRAMIGAKAVILPGVTVGEDAQVAANSLVTRDVPPGTTVAGVPARPMSSAEFEDGDGGDEDDDD; this is encoded by the coding sequence GTGAGCGACGACACCGACGACGCGGCGGGACCCCGACACCGCCGGGTGACCTCGCACCCGACGCCCGGTCCCCTGAACTCCCTCCAGTACTGGACCGACGCCAAGCCCGTCTGGCGGGTGGCGCTGAACTACGTTCTGGTGTGGGTCGCCCGCGTCGCGCCGTTCCTCCGGTGGAAGAACTGGGCGCTCCGGCGCCTCGGCGTCACCGTCGGCAGCGGCGTCTCGTGGGGCCTCGAAGCCACGCCCGACGTCTTCTGGCCCGAACTCATCACACTGGGAGACGACGTTATCGTCGGCTACGACTCGGTGCTCCTCTGTCACGAGTTCCTGCAGGAGGAGTACCGCACGGGCGAAGTCGTCCTCGAAGACCGGGCGATGATAGGCGCGAAGGCCGTGATTCTCCCGGGCGTCACCGTCGGCGAGGACGCGCAGGTGGCCGCGAACTCGCTGGTGACGCGAGACGTGCCGCCGGGGACGACGGTGGCCGGCGTGCCCGCCCGCCCGATGTCGAGCGCGGAGTTCGAGGACGGGGACGGCGGAGACGAGGACGACGACGACTGA